GACTTGGAAGCGTGTGGATTGGGAAAGCAGTTGTTATTGGTTTAGAAGAATACGACGTACTTATATGCAAAGCTTTAACTTGAAGCTGATACTTGGGAGCAAAGTAATACTCCTTTTCAACAGACTGACAAGAAAAGGTGTTTGTGTCTGCTTGTTCTCCTGGGGCCAGTACTTTAAGAGAAGTCTGTGAATGCTGTGTTAAGGGCTGCTGTCCCTGATTATGCAAAACAGGACCTAAAGGCTGCTGAACAGAAGGGAGGCTAAGAGGGTTACAGTTCTGCGTTATTGATTGAGACTCATGTAATGGCTTAGAGTAAGGCTGTGAGTGCTGAGAACTTGAaggaaactccactgaagttctACTAGAGGTCTTCAGCCTGTGAAATGGTACTGTAGACATGTCCGTTGCATGAGCTATTTGAAATGAAGATGAAGATTTAACTTGAGGCAGATGGTTTTCTGGAGCAATATTTAAAGATATTTGTCTTACAAGTGGCCCCCTCCTCCTTTCTAACAGAGGCACATGTCCAGTAACTCCACAGCCAGAAGACAACTTTGGAGAGGATATCTCTACAAGTGGCGTAGGTTTTGATGAAGACATATTTCCACAATCAAAAGATTTACTTCTGTAATCTACAACCTCCATGGATGATTGTGTGCAGTTAATTTGTTCTGATGCAGCACGTCTCATTTCCCTGCAAGGAGGACCAGGCACACCAAGTGTATTTGAGCCAGCTGGAATCGTAAGGAATTCTGATGCTTTATTAAGATCTATTTTGGAAGCATTCTCAGTTTTAGAAATGTCTTCTTTATCAAATGAAGCTGAGAAACTAGAGGCATGAGATAAACTACTCTCCTGACTTAAACTTCTAGAAAGTGTGGAGTCAAAGCTTGATTCAGCTGAAGAATGCTCAATTTCAGCCAACCGGATCCTTTTCTTCTTCGGTGGCAGTTTTTCTGTTGGCAATTTTGACAGAGTTTCACTACGCTGAGGCCAGTTAAACTTCTCTGTTTTTTCCTGATCACTGAATTGGTTTTCCTGGTCCCTGTCTGGTTCTTCCGTGACCAGTATTTCAGGAACCTGGATGTTATGTTGGCGAACTAGTTTCAATGGATGCATTACTGCATTTCTTTCATTAGAGACTATTTGACTTTCCTGAAGTTCTACTCTGGGTGCTTCTGCTGACACTGACTGATGATGCTGGGAAGTATTCAGATGAGAATGCCTTTCCTCTTGAATTACAACTGTGTTCAAAGATTGGTGCTTCTCAGCCTTATTAActtcttgaaaagaaactggTGAAACTCTTTCAAAAGATTCTGATTTCTCAAATGAACTGGGTCTGCTCAATGAATTAGTGTGCTGTATTACTGAAATGCCAGTTCCTTGTCTTTTCAACTCTACCTTTTCTTGTGCAACTGAACTTGTCTGCTTTTTCATAAGTGGAGAGATCTTTGGCTCAGTGGTTTGTTCTGTGCCTCGAGCCACAAGCTGAACTTGAGACCTTTGAAGCAGAATGCTACCATGCTGTTGTGAACCTACTATTGTTGCATTAGGTTTAGATATACTGGGAAAGTCTCCTGGCTTACTTTGACCCTCTGTACTCTTTGATGGTATCCCAGTATCATTTTGCTGTGGCTCGTCGTCATCGCCAACActtttcattttccttctttttcgTATCTGCGGTGTCTGCTCCCAGACACCAGTTGAACTGGCAACTCTGTAGTGCAGAATTTGAGgttgtgtagtgctggggactaTCTTATGTTCAGGCTCTCGGATAGCTGCCTTGGTTTTTGGTCCATGCAACTCTGAACAATAAAACTTTTTGTGGTTTTCAAAATTCTCCAGTTTTCTATATCTGTTTCTGCAAGTTTCACACTCAAACATTGTCCCTCGCCCTGGATGTGACTTCTTTACTTTTTCCAAATTTGATACTTGTGCAAGTGACTTGCTCCTTGGTAATGAGAGTTCACTAGACAAATTGCATCCATGATAACTCTCTTCTACAGATCGTGCTGGGCCGAGAGCGTGGCTTTCATTAGTTGAGGAGTCTTCTATTGCTGTCTGTCTAACAAGAGTGCGAGTATGCCCCCCTTGGTGCAGTGGAGTGACAGGTCCTGATACAAAGACATCATCATACGAAGAGCCAATTTTATCATCAAACGATTGACTTCCTCTAATTGGATGAGGAGGTGGTATTAAATTTGCAGGTATAGCTGAATAGCTGGTAGTAGGCATAGAATTACTTCTGGTTATAGGTAAACAGTCAAGGGATGGTACAGACAGAAGAAAAACTTGCTTTGATTTCTCAGTTGGTGTGAAAGGAGACTTTGGTATGTCAGAGCTTGAACTAGTTCTTCTTCCCATCGGTTTTAAATCAAACTGGAAGGAGTCTTTAAATATGTATGATTTTGGCGAGTCTATACTGCCTCTTCTTGAAAGAGATGTTCTTCTTGGTTTCACACTGTCCAACTGTTTGTCATCCACTACAGCTTCGTTATCCGATATTAACTTTGAGATGCGTTCCTCAAGTGTTTTTGTTGCCATTGGTGGTCGCATTTGACCAGAGAGAAGTAAATGTTTTTCAGCACAAACTGTTTGTACAACAGATGCCACTGTGGCACTTATTCGTGGCACAGAGGGCAGATTTTTATTTGGGTCTTTTTCAGAGATAGGCAATCCCCTGACAAAAGGAGTTGGTGAACTCATTGTTTGATCTGCACTCTCAGAACGTGAAAAATAACCAGAATCAGTGCTACCTAAACTCCTAGGGCTCAAAAGACATTTTCCTTGTTCCTGCGAACAATCAGTTGCCTGTTGTCTTTGTAACTGTGCATGCACTGTTCCTACAGCAGACCCAAGCTGTTCTTCTAATGAACCCATTTCTATTTTCTGGTGGTGCTTACCATCGGTTTCCTTGAAAGAGACCATGTGTGTTACatttgattttatatttgtaaCTTTAAAATCTCCTTGTCTCTGTGCTGCAGCAAGCTCAGGCGTGGAGTCTGTTACTTCTGGACTGTCGGCTCTTAAAGGAGAAACATTCACAGGATGAACTACTACTTTAGGTAAAGCTGCCCTAACTTGTGGTTCTGTGTCATGCAATGAAGAGTCACCTATTATATAGTTTGGATTGCTTAGTGGAATGGGGCTACCTTTCTGCAACGTTTCAGAATTTGAAATGATTTTCATTATTTGTGCAGGGTCCAGTTCTAAGGATCCTTGATCATCTTGTCTTTCATCAGCAGTGCCTTCATCTTCACTTTCACAACTTTCTTCCACATCTGAATGAATACTAAGTGCTTTATCTGATTCATGGGATAGGAATAAACCACCAGAGTCCGGTTGTAGGACAAGTCCAAGTTTGATTGCATGTGCATGAGATTTTTTGTGCTTGTATAGATTACTTTtggttttaaatgaaaatccacaTGTCACACAAGGATACGGCCGCTCTCCTGTATGGGATCTGATATGCTTTTGGAGAACACTAGGCTTGGCACAAGCCCTATTACAATACTCGCAAACATATTTTCCTAGTTTTTTAGGCTTCTGGTCTTTCAGAAGATTACATATTTGTTCTACGCCATGGTTGACAACTGATGCTATTTGGGCTGAATTATACAGGGGAGCTACAGGTAAGTGTGTTGAATGAGATGGATTAATTGACAAAGATGAAGATGAACTAGCTACTAGCTGGTTTTGAGGAAAAACCTGAGTAACAGTAGAAGAGGGAGGGTGTACTACAGAAGAGGTTACTGCTATACTGTATATCTGTTGGAGTTTGGGGTTTTCTTGACCCTGCTGACGTACCAGTGATCTAGTGAAACCTGGACACACAACAATCTGTTGATTTTGCTGTCCAGTTTTAGCAATAAATTGTTCTTGTGAATGAGAAATTGACTGGGTCTGTGCTTGTTCACTCTTCCCTGATGTTACTGCATGCGCATTATGTGAAGGGTAGTAGTGCGATCCAGCTACAAACTCTTGCTGTGACAAAGAAAAATGATTTTGGACACTCATTGTATTGGATGTGAGACTTGAAGAGGCGCTTGTACTTTTATTTGGTCTCACTTTTTCTATTTGCATCCCACAAGGAGGACACTCTTGTGCTAAGATGTTCAGTTCAGGCTCCATAGCTTTTAATAAGACATCAAATGCAGTACTTGTACCTGAGGATGAAGTACTACAATCAACAAAAGTAATACATTCATTATTGTCAGTCTTTGATTTACTTGACAAGGAATTAGAGAGAGGCTTCTTCTCTGGCAAGTTTAATTGGCTTGTATCACAGTCTTCTGCTGTCCATTTATTCAAATCCAAGGACTTACGTAACAATGAAAGATTTGTCTGCATCAATGTCTCAGATGTGACTGTTTCATCAGTTACCTTGTTACTAtgtgtttccccattttgtttcACACATTGTTTTCCATTTTGTACAGGTAACTGATTTTTTGCCTGTAAGTGTTCCGAAGCATCAGGAAGAATTTTAGATGATGAAGATTCTTCTACATTTTGTTTATGCTTGGCCTGAGGGGGGTTTCTCAAAGGCGATTTTGGTATC
Above is a window of Caretta caretta isolate rCarCar2 chromosome 2, rCarCar1.hap1, whole genome shotgun sequence DNA encoding:
- the HIVEP1 gene encoding zinc finger protein 40 isoform X1, coding for MPRTKQIHPRNLRGQPSQPFQLECNPSLPSRNPSLPSRNLLGCEASCQESILHSPSPLKDSSGSGSLTLEMSADKIEEAQKELNETEDQQKVAQAQSTHGSVEFWGSEFEAGTRGTSDTVKGVKRKKIVTENHLKKIPKSPLRNPPQAKHKQNVEESSSSKILPDASEHLQAKNQLPVQNGKQCVKQNGETHSNKVTDETVTSETLMQTNLSLLRKSLDLNKWTAEDCDTSQLNLPEKKPLSNSLSSKSKTDNNECITFVDCSTSSSGTSTAFDVLLKAMEPELNILAQECPPCGMQIEKVRPNKSTSASSSLTSNTMSVQNHFSLSQQEFVAGSHYYPSHNAHAVTSGKSEQAQTQSISHSQEQFIAKTGQQNQQIVVCPGFTRSLVRQQGQENPKLQQIYSIAVTSSVVHPPSSTVTQVFPQNQLVASSSSSLSINPSHSTHLPVAPLYNSAQIASVVNHGVEQICNLLKDQKPKKLGKYVCEYCNRACAKPSVLQKHIRSHTGERPYPCVTCGFSFKTKSNLYKHKKSHAHAIKLGLVLQPDSGGLFLSHESDKALSIHSDVEESCESEDEGTADERQDDQGSLELDPAQIMKIISNSETLQKGSPIPLSNPNYIIGDSSLHDTEPQVRAALPKVVVHPVNVSPLRADSPEVTDSTPELAAAQRQGDFKVTNIKSNVTHMVSFKETDGKHHQKIEMGSLEEQLGSAVGTVHAQLQRQQATDCSQEQGKCLLSPRSLGSTDSGYFSRSESADQTMSSPTPFVRGLPISEKDPNKNLPSVPRISATVASVVQTVCAEKHLLLSGQMRPPMATKTLEERISKLISDNEAVVDDKQLDSVKPRRTSLSRRGSIDSPKSYIFKDSFQFDLKPMGRRTSSSSDIPKSPFTPTEKSKQVFLLSVPSLDCLPITRSNSMPTTSYSAIPANLIPPPHPIRGSQSFDDKIGSSYDDVFVSGPVTPLHQGGHTRTLVRQTAIEDSSTNESHALGPARSVEESYHGCNLSSELSLPRSKSLAQVSNLEKVKKSHPGRGTMFECETCRNRYRKLENFENHKKFYCSELHGPKTKAAIREPEHKIVPSTTQPQILHYRVASSTGVWEQTPQIRKRRKMKSVGDDDEPQQNDTGIPSKSTEGQSKPGDFPSISKPNATIVGSQQHGSILLQRSQVQLVARGTEQTTEPKISPLMKKQTSSVAQEKVELKRQGTGISVIQHTNSLSRPSSFEKSESFERVSPVSFQEVNKAEKHQSLNTVVIQEERHSHLNTSQHHQSVSAEAPRVELQESQIVSNERNAVMHPLKLVRQHNIQVPEILVTEEPDRDQENQFSDQEKTEKFNWPQRSETLSKLPTEKLPPKKKRIRLAEIEHSSAESSFDSTLSRSLSQESSLSHASSFSASFDKEDISKTENASKIDLNKASEFLTIPAGSNTLGVPGPPCREMRRAASEQINCTQSSMEVVDYRSKSFDCGNMSSSKPTPLVEISSPKLSSGCGVTGHVPLLERRRGPLVRQISLNIAPENHLPQVKSSSSFQIAHATDMSTVPFHRLKTSSRTSVEFPSSSQHSQPYSKPLHESQSITQNCNPLSLPSVQQPLGPVLHNQGQQPLTQHSQTSLKVLAPGEQADTNTFSCQSVEKEYYFAPKYQLQVKALHISTSYSSKPITTAFPIHTLPSQISVDQSGTSLSVPTKLADSMSNLYSMPPQKHMIPENSSGKIYQIPPFVVPVRVHSNVPSYGFATVTPLPQILVTQDQVNQSVCKTNVVTVPILEGKTPLPKLHRDHQRVLPNPQSASIFDHSFSETGSRNSPLSSSLNIIQKLPVSGLFPQQEATASSKRMLSPANSLDIAMEKHQKRVKDESGAACTTDARSMYPLNIRANDPNRQKKPVLVRQICTTEPLEGLLLEPEVIPQYEKSSKDSHSPDVLLTDQHSSESVKTGVSETIKESPEFENLTSSSPPSFEVKKPSEPSAVNNQTSLLKALSNSQERWSPRINNEDTNFNTQGQANSGTTLSVANAGDTQRLSFPSLKTSTHFTWCYLLKRKPLHLLQNDQKTSAYSTWTISLNNPNPLGLSTKVALSLLNSKQKAEKPLYTQAITTHARSDVLVYSSKWRDSLTKVLKRALNKKKMTPSEFSNKENSETSTEHDKENSFTKTEPRRVKIFDGGYKSNEEYVYIRGRGRGKYICEECGIRCKKPSMLKKHIRTHTDVRPYHCNYCNFSFKTKGNLTKHMKSKAHSKKCMDLGVSVGLIDDQDGEEYGEKQRFGCDRSGFDVEDSDGPEDDDNDNEDDDEDSQAESVLSTTPSVTASPQHHPSRNILQETTSADEDIRITDCFAGVHTDSMDGLPKALLTKMTVLSTVQSDCRNSRSPIAITHQEAKEEKIQDKETSIEPTISPGPSPRSPCHQMSVDYPDTAEALGSSATPTTVLSKSTAPVRLPSPPVDQSTQTAMVVPSAASPYPDIQEEKLHATELTAPLTHLFSHLPLHSQQQAKTPYGMIPVGGIHVVPAGLATYSTFVPIQAGPVQLTIPAVSVIHRTTSALGDTARAVSATANPLGVAEVNSVVPCIPIGQINGPGVQSLTAPSLQPLPPLGMETVNILGLTNTNIAPQIHPSGLTLNAVGLQVLTANTSPQSNPSPHTHIPGLQILNIALPTLIPSVSPVTTDGQGVPETPASSNKACEIHQERTPVSFPAADSNPITSALSPQAAPTVQWYNVKKVAEPFPSKEYERLDGPGKTDTEKADPVNHVKPKCDVISIQVKRASTSEPILKVNSEVLTKSPVHQTLSPKRQVHRPAGLPRRQNTVQFSDGSSDDEDRLVIAT
- the HIVEP1 gene encoding zinc finger protein 40 isoform X7, whose product is MPRTKQIHPRNLRDKIEEAQKELNETEDQQKEAGTRGTSDTVKGVKRKKIVTENHLKKIPKSPLRNPPQAKHKQNVEESSSSKILPDASEHLQAKNQLPVQNGKQCVKQNGETHSNKVTDETVTSETLMQTNLSLLRKSLDLNKWTAEDCDTSQLNLPEKKPLSNSLSSKSKTDNNECITFVDCSTSSSGTSTAFDVLLKAMEPELNILAQECPPCGMQIEKVRPNKSTSASSSLTSNTMSVQNHFSLSQQEFVAGSHYYPSHNAHAVTSGKSEQAQTQSISHSQEQFIAKTGQQNQQIVVCPGFTRSLVRQQGQENPKLQQIYSIAVTSSVVHPPSSTVTQVFPQNQLVASSSSSLSINPSHSTHLPVAPLYNSAQIASVVNHGVEQICNLLKDQKPKKLGKYVCEYCNRACAKPSVLQKHIRSHTGERPYPCVTCGFSFKTKSNLYKHKKSHAHAIKLGLVLQPDSGGLFLSHESDKALSIHSDVEESCESEDEGTADERQDDQGSLELDPAQIMKIISNSETLQKGSPIPLSNPNYIIGDSSLHDTEPQVRAALPKVVVHPVNVSPLRADSPEVTDSTPELAAAQRQGDFKVTNIKSNVTHMVSFKETDGKHHQKIEMGSLEEQLGSAVGTVHAQLQRQQATDCSQEQGKCLLSPRSLGSTDSGYFSRSESADQTMSSPTPFVRGLPISEKDPNKNLPSVPRISATVASVVQTVCAEKHLLLSGQMRPPMATKTLEERISKLISDNEAVVDDKQLDSVKPRRTSLSRRGSIDSPKSYIFKDSFQFDLKPMGRRTSSSSDIPKSPFTPTEKSKQVFLLSVPSLDCLPITRSNSMPTTSYSAIPANLIPPPHPIRGSQSFDDKIGSSYDDVFVSGPVTPLHQGGHTRTLVRQTAIEDSSTNESHALGPARSVEESYHGCNLSSELSLPRSKSLAQVSNLEKVKKSHPGRGTMFECETCRNRYRKLENFENHKKFYCSELHGPKTKAAIREPEHKIVPSTTQPQILHYRVASSTGVWEQTPQIRKRRKMKSVGDDDEPQQNDTGIPSKSTEGQSKPGDFPSISKPNATIVGSQQHGSILLQRSQVQLVARGTEQTTEPKISPLMKKQTSSVAQEKVELKRQGTGISVIQHTNSLSRPSSFEKSESFERVSPVSFQEVNKAEKHQSLNTVVIQEERHSHLNTSQHHQSVSAEAPRVELQESQIVSNERNAVMHPLKLVRQHNIQVPEILVTEEPDRDQENQFSDQEKTEKFNWPQRSETLSKLPTEKLPPKKKRIRLAEIEHSSAESSFDSTLSRSLSQESSLSHASSFSASFDKEDISKTENASKIDLNKASEFLTIPAGSNTLGVPGPPCREMRRAASEQINCTQSSMEVVDYRSKSFDCGNMSSSKPTPLVEISSPKLSSGCGVTGHVPLLERRRGPLVRQISLNIAPENHLPQVKSSSSFQIAHATDMSTVPFHRLKTSSRTSVEFPSSSQHSQPYSKPLHESQSITQNCNPLSLPSVQQPLGPVLHNQGQQPLTQHSQTSLKVLAPGEQADTNTFSCQSVEKEYYFAPKYQLQVKALHISTSYSSKPITTAFPIHTLPSQISVDQSGTSLSVPTKLADSMSNLYSMPPQKHMIPENSSGKIYQIPPFVVPVRVHSNVPSYGFATVTPLPQILVTQDQVNQSVCKTNVVTVPILEGKTPLPKLHRDHQRVLPNPQSASIFDHSFSETGSRNSPLSSSLNIIQKLPVSGLFPQQEATASSKRMLSPANSLDIAMEKHQKRVKDESGAACTTDARSMYPLNIRANDPNRQKKPVLVRQICTTEPLEGLLLEPEVIPQYEKSSKDSHSPDVLLTDQHSSESVKTGVSETIKESPEFENLTSSSPPSFEVKKPSEPSAVNNQTSLLKALSNSQERWSPRINNEDTNFNTQGQANSGTTLSVANAGDTQRLSFPSLKTSTHFTWCYLLKRKPLHLLQNDQKTSAYSTWTISLNNPNPLGLSTKVALSLLNSKQKAEKPLYTQAITTHARSDVLVYSSKWRDSLTKVLKRALNKKKMTPSEFSNKENSETSTEHDKENSFTKTEPRRVKIFDGGYKSNEEYVYIRGRGRGKYICEECGIRCKKPSMLKKHIRTHTDVRPYHCNYCNFSFKTKGNLTKHMKSKAHSKKCMDLGVSVGLIDDQDGEEYGEKQRFGCDRSGFDVEDSDGPEDDDNDNEDDDEDSQAESVLSTTPSVTASPQHHPSRNILQETTSADEDIRITDCFAGVHTDSMDGLPKALLTKMTVLSTVQSDCRNSRSPIAITHQEAKEEKIQDKETSIEPTISPGPSPRSPCHQMSVDYPDTAEALGSSATPTTVLSKSTAPVRLPSPPVDQSTQTAMVVPSAASPYPDIQEEKLHATELTAPLTHLFSHLPLHSQQQAKTPYGMIPVGGIHVVPAGLATYSTFVPIQAGPVQLTIPAVSVIHRTTSALGDTARAVSATANPLGVAEVNSVVPCIPIGQINGPGVQSLTAPSLQPLPPLGMETVNILGLTNTNIAPQIHPSGLTLNAVGLQVLTANTSPQSNPSPHTHIPGLQILNIALPTLIPSVSPVTTDGQGVPETPASSNKACEIHQERTPVSFPAADSNPITSALSPQAAPTVQWYNVKKVAEPFPSKEYERLDGPGKTDTEKADPVNHVKPKCDVISIQVKRASTSEPILKVNSEVLTKSPVHQTLSPKRQVHRPAGLPRRQNTVQFSDGSSDDEDRLVIAT
- the HIVEP1 gene encoding zinc finger protein 40 isoform X5: MPRTKQIHPRNLRDKIEEAQKELNETEDQQKVAQAQSTHGSVEFWGSEFEAGTRGTSDTVKGVKRKKIVTENHLKKIPKSPLRNPPQAKHKQNVEESSSSKILPDASEHLQAKNQLPVQNGKQCVKQNGETHSNKVTDETVTSETLMQTNLSLLRKSLDLNKWTAEDCDTSQLNLPEKKPLSNSLSSKSKTDNNECITFVDCSTSSSGTSTAFDVLLKAMEPELNILAQECPPCGMQIEKVRPNKSTSASSSLTSNTMSVQNHFSLSQQEFVAGSHYYPSHNAHAVTSGKSEQAQTQSISHSQEQFIAKTGQQNQQIVVCPGFTRSLVRQQGQENPKLQQIYSIAVTSSVVHPPSSTVTQVFPQNQLVASSSSSLSINPSHSTHLPVAPLYNSAQIASVVNHGVEQICNLLKDQKPKKLGKYVCEYCNRACAKPSVLQKHIRSHTGERPYPCVTCGFSFKTKSNLYKHKKSHAHAIKLGLVLQPDSGGLFLSHESDKALSIHSDVEESCESEDEGTADERQDDQGSLELDPAQIMKIISNSETLQKGSPIPLSNPNYIIGDSSLHDTEPQVRAALPKVVVHPVNVSPLRADSPEVTDSTPELAAAQRQGDFKVTNIKSNVTHMVSFKETDGKHHQKIEMGSLEEQLGSAVGTVHAQLQRQQATDCSQEQGKCLLSPRSLGSTDSGYFSRSESADQTMSSPTPFVRGLPISEKDPNKNLPSVPRISATVASVVQTVCAEKHLLLSGQMRPPMATKTLEERISKLISDNEAVVDDKQLDSVKPRRTSLSRRGSIDSPKSYIFKDSFQFDLKPMGRRTSSSSDIPKSPFTPTEKSKQVFLLSVPSLDCLPITRSNSMPTTSYSAIPANLIPPPHPIRGSQSFDDKIGSSYDDVFVSGPVTPLHQGGHTRTLVRQTAIEDSSTNESHALGPARSVEESYHGCNLSSELSLPRSKSLAQVSNLEKVKKSHPGRGTMFECETCRNRYRKLENFENHKKFYCSELHGPKTKAAIREPEHKIVPSTTQPQILHYRVASSTGVWEQTPQIRKRRKMKSVGDDDEPQQNDTGIPSKSTEGQSKPGDFPSISKPNATIVGSQQHGSILLQRSQVQLVARGTEQTTEPKISPLMKKQTSSVAQEKVELKRQGTGISVIQHTNSLSRPSSFEKSESFERVSPVSFQEVNKAEKHQSLNTVVIQEERHSHLNTSQHHQSVSAEAPRVELQESQIVSNERNAVMHPLKLVRQHNIQVPEILVTEEPDRDQENQFSDQEKTEKFNWPQRSETLSKLPTEKLPPKKKRIRLAEIEHSSAESSFDSTLSRSLSQESSLSHASSFSASFDKEDISKTENASKIDLNKASEFLTIPAGSNTLGVPGPPCREMRRAASEQINCTQSSMEVVDYRSKSFDCGNMSSSKPTPLVEISSPKLSSGCGVTGHVPLLERRRGPLVRQISLNIAPENHLPQVKSSSSFQIAHATDMSTVPFHRLKTSSRTSVEFPSSSQHSQPYSKPLHESQSITQNCNPLSLPSVQQPLGPVLHNQGQQPLTQHSQTSLKVLAPGEQADTNTFSCQSVEKEYYFAPKYQLQVKALHISTSYSSKPITTAFPIHTLPSQISVDQSGTSLSVPTKLADSMSNLYSMPPQKHMIPENSSGKIYQIPPFVVPVRVHSNVPSYGFATVTPLPQILVTQDQVNQSVCKTNVVTVPILEGKTPLPKLHRDHQRVLPNPQSASIFDHSFSETGSRNSPLSSSLNIIQKLPVSGLFPQQEATASSKRMLSPANSLDIAMEKHQKRVKDESGAACTTDARSMYPLNIRANDPNRQKKPVLVRQICTTEPLEGLLLEPEVIPQYEKSSKDSHSPDVLLTDQHSSESVKTGVSETIKESPEFENLTSSSPPSFEVKKPSEPSAVNNQTSLLKALSNSQERWSPRINNEDTNFNTQGQANSGTTLSVANAGDTQRLSFPSLKTSTHFTWCYLLKRKPLHLLQNDQKTSAYSTWTISLNNPNPLGLSTKVALSLLNSKQKAEKPLYTQAITTHARSDVLVYSSKWRDSLTKVLKRALNKKKMTPSEFSNKENSETSTEHDKENSFTKTEPRRVKIFDGGYKSNEEYVYIRGRGRGKYICEECGIRCKKPSMLKKHIRTHTDVRPYHCNYCNFSFKTKGNLTKHMKSKAHSKKCMDLGVSVGLIDDQDGEEYGEKQRFGCDRSGFDVEDSDGPEDDDNDNEDDDEDSQAESVLSTTPSVTASPQHHPSRNILQETTSADEDIRITDCFAGVHTDSMDGLPKALLTKMTVLSTVQSDCRNSRSPIAITHQEAKEEKIQDKETSIEPTISPGPSPRSPCHQMSVDYPDTAEALGSSATPTTVLSKSTAPVRLPSPPVDQSTQTAMVVPSAASPYPDIQEEKLHATELTAPLTHLFSHLPLHSQQQAKTPYGMIPVGGIHVVPAGLATYSTFVPIQAGPVQLTIPAVSVIHRTTSALGDTARAVSATANPLGVAEVNSVVPCIPIGQINGPGVQSLTAPSLQPLPPLGMETVNILGLTNTNIAPQIHPSGLTLNAVGLQVLTANTSPQSNPSPHTHIPGLQILNIALPTLIPSVSPVTTDGQGVPETPASSNKACEIHQERTPVSFPAADSNPITSALSPQAAPTVQWYNVKKVAEPFPSKEYERLDGPGKTDTEKADPVNHVKPKCDVISIQVKRASTSEPILKVNSEVLTKSPVHQTLSPKRQVHRPAGLPRRQNTVQFSDGSSDDEDRLVIAT